A single genomic interval of Lathyrus oleraceus cultivar Zhongwan6 chromosome 7, CAAS_Psat_ZW6_1.0, whole genome shotgun sequence harbors:
- the LOC127105249 gene encoding uncharacterized protein LOC127105249: MFFEGYGYHGTSFEQTYRCYPASFIEKPQLESGDKIIMPPSALDRLASLHIDYPMLFELRNDAAERVSHCGVLEFIAEEGMIYMPYWMMENMLLQEGDIVRVKNATLPKGTYVKLQPHTKDFLDISNPKAILETTLRNFSCLTTGDSIMVAYNNKKYYIDIIESKPANAISIIETDCEVDFAPPLDYKEPEKPVPSRSAGKAPEADKETPAEAEPKFNPFTGSGRRLDGKPLNYQPPPVSSSGSKDKNPSVPNVNSQSSTVSSSKNNAPQTQGKLVFGSNPNRSKETEKAPAEAKPKQETPKEKEEDKFQPFTGKKYSLRG; the protein is encoded by the exons ATG TTTTTCGAGGGATATGGATATCACGGGACATCGTTTGAGCAGACATATCGATGCTACCCTGCTTCTTTTATTGAAAAG CCCCAACTTGAAAGTGGTGACAAAA TTATAATGCCGCCATCAGCCCTTGATCGTCTAG CATCTCTGCATATTGATTATCCAATGTTGTTTGAACTTCGTAATGATGCTGCTGAGCGAGTTTCTCATTGTGGTGTTCTGGAATTCATTGCAGAGGAAGGCATGATATACATGCCATACTGG ATGATGGAGAACATGCTTTTACAAGAGGGGGACATTGTAAGAGTGAAAAATGCGACACTTCCAAAGGGAACATATGTTAAGTTACAGCCTCACACAAAAGACTTTTTGGATATTTCCAATCCAAAGGCTAT ATTAGAAACTACTTTGAGGAATTTTTCCTGCTTGACTACTGGAGATAGCATTATGGTGGCTTACAATAACAAAAAGTATTATATTGATATTATAGAGAGCAAGCCTGCCAATGCTATAAGCATCATTGAGACTGATTGTGAAGTGGACTTTGCCCCTCCCTTAGATTACAAGGAACCTGAAAAGCCCGTTCCTTCACGTTCTGCTGGAAAGGCACCAGAAGCTG ATAAAGAAACCCCTGCTGAAGCTGAACCCAAGTTCAACCCATTTACTGGATCTGGGAGACGCTTGGACGGAAAGCCTTTGAATTATCAGCCTCCACCAGTTTCTTCTTCAGGGTCCAAGGACAAGAATCCCAGTGTTCCAAATGTTAATTCACAGTCTTCTACTGTTTCTAGTTCAAAAAATAATGCTCCTCAAACTCAAGGAAAGCTTGTGTTTGGGTCAAATCCAAATCGCAGTAAAGAGACTGAAAAG GCGCCAGCTGAGGCAAAACCAAAACAAGAGACCCCcaaagagaaagaagaagataAATTTCAGCCTTTCACCGGGAAGAAGTATTCTTTAAGGGGTTGA